A window from Argopecten irradians isolate NY chromosome 3, Ai_NY, whole genome shotgun sequence encodes these proteins:
- the LOC138317799 gene encoding uncharacterized protein: MVYVNLCYIVLLTCVPVWCSTRTFKWLANSDRENLSFPNPIFVKEDFSALRCIAVCADTDTCDGVTFSSSTFVCRGHVFYDVSDVGSGVASPNTKIWINADCRRIDYSYVYTLDWCVRVVPMILPYSKSLAESMCQSQQARLVHVNSREKHDELTKKLLPLVSFWISGTKSGGVWTMDDGTPLSTDSDLWNPLPAVPLLSNCMCYFGNLFWPCLCVGISGYICEEV, encoded by the exons ATGGTGTATGTAAACCTCTGCTATATCGTCCTACTAACAT GTGTTCCGGTGTGGTGTAGCACGAGAACATTTAAATGGCTGGCGAACAGCGACCGAGAGAACTTGTCCTTCCCTAATCCAATATTTGTTAAAGAGGACTTCTCTGCCCTCCGCTGTATAGCTGTATGTGCCGATACAGATACATGTGATGGTGTGACCTTTTCCTCGTCGACCTTTGTGTGTAGGGGGCACGTATTCTATGACGTGAGTGACGTTGGTAGCGGGGTAGCGTCACCGAACACTAAAATATGGATCAACG CCGACTGTCGCCGTATAGACTATAGCTATGTCTACACGTTAGACTGGTGTGTCAGGGTGGTGCCGATGATACTGCCATACTCCAAGAGTCTCGCCGAGAGTATGTGTCAGTCACAACAGGCCAGACTGGTGCACGTAAACAGCAGAGAAAAACACGACGAACTCACCAAAAAGTTAT TGCCTTTGGTTTCGTTCTGGATTTCCGGTACTAAGTCTGGTGGAGTATGGACGATGGATGATGGCACACCCCTCAGTACAGACTCAGATCTATGGAACCCCCTGCCGGCCGTTCCTCTCCTCAGTAACTGCATGTGCTATTTCGGAAACCTTTTCTGGCCATGTCTTTGTGTCGGCATTAGCGGATATATTTGTGAGGAAGTTTAG